A single Tenacibaculum sp. 190524A02b DNA region contains:
- a CDS encoding phage head closure protein translates to MKKETFIGQLNQRIFIKKKNDVKSDVSGSTTKKLIVFKECWAKVVDVSSSEKLDGKVVYVNVKDFIIRHDVRLGSALQEMQIEYKGLNYEVISVLAQGKGYLKLKGVHRE, encoded by the coding sequence ATGAAAAAAGAAACATTTATAGGTCAGTTAAATCAAAGAATTTTTATTAAAAAAAAGAATGATGTTAAGTCGGATGTAAGTGGCTCAACAACTAAAAAACTGATAGTTTTTAAAGAGTGTTGGGCTAAAGTAGTGGATGTTTCTAGCAGTGAGAAGTTGGATGGTAAGGTGGTTTATGTAAATGTAAAAGATTTTATCATCAGGCATGATGTTAGGTTGGGCAGTGCTTTACAGGAAATGCAAATTGAGTATAAAGGATTGAATTATGAAGTTATTTCTGTTTTGGCTCAAGGGAAAGGGTATTTAAAATTGAAAGGAGTTCATCGTGAGTAA
- a CDS encoding phage tail length tape measure family protein, whose product MASSANINIKFTVKLDEFVSQMQKVSRKLKVVGKKLENVGKTMSVGVTAPFLAFSALSLKNWDTQAKAIAQVEAGLISTGNAVGYTSTQLQKMASDLQNNTLFGDEEILKGVTSQLLTFTNITGVQFQRTQQAALDLATRLDGDLKGASIQLGKALNDPVKGLSALSKSGIQFSEAQKKTIRTLVETNKLAEAQTLILNELEKQYGGSAAAAAKAGTGALKQLSNSIGDLSEEFGKIISEAILPFVDVLKEWVRGFSNLSPVTKKFIVLLSGVAAVIGPLLALAGTVLPAISAGFTLLMGPIGLVLAALTSVGVVVYKNWVPIKKVLVNIANYFVDLYNESTVFRVGVEGVVLAFKNMWSIAKFVFSSLKEVFLSFVDSFVSKFKLFGSIFKLVLTGEFSKIPELIKGFGKELQNGFSSTTLGLRKNWSGLLLNISDDTEKAINKIQKRAKIKFLKENTDISGVLKKVESVSPLNIPVVLGGKKKRKQVFDVLNGKRGVNGEVSQEISGFGTGSSVKPDFSSGIDETVNGLRKKLTAFQEAAAEITSSISGAFETMGNNMIASFDLADNGFQGFVKNLGKTVTKLISMLLANSIANSITGATQSGMSTGPAAIFTTPAFIATAVSGVVAAFAAIPKFETGGVVGGSSFYGDKILARVNSGELILNTQQQRSLFGMISSPNTAPVNVVLKGKLTTDAGKLNVLLEKDKAKKNRRG is encoded by the coding sequence ATGGCGAGTAGTGCTAATATTAATATAAAGTTTACAGTAAAGCTTGATGAGTTTGTTTCGCAAATGCAGAAAGTTAGCAGAAAACTTAAGGTTGTAGGGAAGAAGCTTGAGAATGTAGGTAAAACTATGTCGGTAGGTGTTACTGCTCCTTTTTTAGCGTTTTCTGCATTATCTTTAAAGAATTGGGATACTCAAGCAAAAGCAATAGCTCAAGTGGAAGCTGGTTTGATTTCTACAGGGAATGCGGTGGGGTATACATCAACTCAATTGCAAAAGATGGCAAGTGATTTGCAAAACAATACTCTTTTTGGAGATGAAGAAATTTTAAAAGGTGTTACTTCTCAACTATTAACGTTTACAAATATTACTGGTGTCCAATTTCAAAGAACTCAGCAAGCAGCTTTGGATTTAGCTACAAGATTAGATGGTGATTTAAAGGGGGCTAGTATTCAGTTGGGTAAAGCATTGAATGACCCAGTTAAGGGGTTGTCTGCGTTAAGTAAGTCAGGGATTCAGTTTTCTGAGGCTCAGAAAAAAACAATAAGAACCTTAGTAGAAACTAATAAGTTGGCTGAGGCACAAACGTTAATTTTAAATGAATTAGAAAAGCAGTATGGTGGTAGTGCGGCGGCGGCGGCTAAGGCGGGTACAGGTGCTTTAAAACAATTATCTAATTCTATAGGAGATTTGTCAGAGGAGTTTGGTAAGATAATAAGCGAAGCAATTTTGCCTTTTGTTGATGTTTTAAAGGAATGGGTAAGGGGTTTTTCTAATTTAAGTCCTGTTACGAAGAAATTTATTGTTTTGTTGTCTGGGGTGGCAGCGGTTATTGGTCCCTTATTGGCTTTAGCTGGTACAGTGTTACCTGCTATTTCGGCTGGTTTTACACTTTTAATGGGGCCGATAGGTCTGGTGTTAGCAGCTTTGACTTCGGTAGGGGTTGTAGTTTATAAAAATTGGGTTCCAATAAAAAAGGTGCTGGTAAATATTGCAAATTATTTTGTTGACTTGTATAATGAATCTACGGTTTTTAGGGTGGGTGTTGAAGGAGTGGTGCTGGCTTTTAAAAATATGTGGTCGATTGCTAAATTCGTATTTAGTTCTTTAAAAGAGGTGTTTCTAAGTTTTGTTGATTCGTTTGTTAGTAAGTTTAAATTGTTTGGTTCTATTTTTAAGTTAGTGTTAACGGGTGAGTTTAGTAAGATACCAGAATTAATAAAGGGTTTTGGAAAAGAATTGCAAAACGGCTTTTCATCTACTACTTTAGGATTAAGGAAGAACTGGTCAGGACTATTGTTGAATATTTCTGATGATACTGAAAAAGCAATTAACAAGATTCAGAAAAGAGCAAAGATTAAATTTCTTAAAGAAAATACTGATATAAGTGGTGTTTTAAAGAAGGTGGAAAGTGTTTCTCCTTTAAATATTCCTGTGGTACTTGGTGGTAAAAAGAAACGTAAACAAGTGTTTGATGTATTAAATGGGAAAAGAGGTGTTAACGGGGAGGTAAGTCAGGAAATATCAGGTTTTGGTACAGGTAGTTCGGTTAAGCCTGATTTTAGTTCAGGAATAGATGAAACTGTAAATGGACTTAGGAAAAAACTAACAGCTTTTCAAGAGGCGGCTGCGGAGATTACTTCAAGTATATCTGGTGCTTTTGAAACGATGGGGAATAATATGATAGCTAGCTTTGATTTAGCTGATAATGGTTTTCAAGGATTTGTTAAAAATTTAGGAAAAACAGTTACAAAATTGATAAGTATGTTATTGGCTAACTCAATAGCTAATAGCATAACAGGAGCTACACAATCAGGAATGTCTACGGGTCCAGCAGCGATATTTACTACACCGGCATTTATAGCGACTGCTGTAAGTGGTGTTGTTGCTGCTTTTGCTGCAATACCTAAGTTTGAAACTGGTGGTGTTGTTGGTGGTAGTTCTTTTTATGGTGATAAGATCTTGGCAAGAGTAAATTCCGGTGAGTTGATTTTAAACACTCAACAACAAAGAAGTTTATTTGGTATGATTTCTAGTCCAAATACTGCTCCTGTGAATGTTGTTTTAAAAGGTAAATTGACAACTGATGCAGGTAAGTTGAATGTTTTATTAGAGAAGGATAAAGCTAAAAAAAATAGAAGAGGCTGA
- a CDS encoding HK97-gp10 family putative phage morphogenesis protein → MSKTKTLFEVEGFDVLQKKIKRLGKDKSKRKEVLKILGQVANPTLKAARRLAPVSSKAHYQKRKGQIFGVVISPGTGKRSLGKQSMKRASDPMIYVSPTSTKRADGWYLRQFVLRGTKKIKANPFLDKAYQETKGGVVKDAEKRVARYFQKRIDSL, encoded by the coding sequence GTGAGTAAAACAAAAACACTGTTTGAAGTTGAGGGTTTTGATGTACTTCAAAAAAAGATAAAAAGATTAGGTAAAGATAAATCGAAGAGAAAAGAAGTTCTTAAAATTCTTGGTCAAGTAGCTAATCCTACTCTTAAAGCGGCTAGAAGGTTAGCTCCTGTTAGTTCTAAAGCTCATTATCAAAAGCGAAAAGGGCAAATATTTGGGGTGGTTATATCACCAGGAACAGGGAAAAGGTCGTTGGGAAAACAGTCCATGAAAAGGGCGAGTGACCCAATGATTTATGTAAGCCCAACAAGTACAAAAAGAGCTGATGGTTGGTATTTAAGGCAATTTGTACTTAGAGGTACTAAAAAAATTAAAGCGAATCCTTTTTTGGATAAAGCATATCAGGAGACTAAAGGAGGTGTTGTAAAGGATGCAGAGAAAAGAGTGGCTCGCTATTTTCAAAAAAGAATAGATAGTTTATGA
- a CDS encoding phage tail tube protein, protein MRITIDGYHVFHETDATLSYDVDFKEIASKDTDGVENSPGKDSWSLSSSAYVKNTEDTKLDIKVLTDVALLKKKVSVAFTDGAIGHVVYSGNAFISNFSIKSTTDEVVTFDYTLKGDGKLILTKVAS, encoded by the coding sequence ATGAGAATAACTATAGATGGCTATCATGTTTTTCATGAAACAGATGCTACACTTAGTTATGATGTGGATTTCAAAGAAATAGCATCTAAAGATACAGATGGTGTTGAAAATTCACCAGGTAAAGATTCTTGGAGTTTGTCTAGTAGTGCTTATGTGAAAAATACTGAGGATACCAAGTTGGATATTAAAGTTTTAACAGATGTAGCTTTACTAAAAAAGAAAGTGTCTGTGGCTTTTACAGATGGGGCTATAGGGCATGTGGTTTACTCGGGCAATGCTTTTATCTCAAATTTTTCAATTAAATCTACCACAGATGAAGTGGTGACTTTTGATTATACGTTAAAAGGAGATGGTAAATTGATACTTACTAAGGTGGCTAGTTAA